The DNA segment TCAGCCAGACTACGGCGATTCTCACTATTGGCAGCTAAAACCAAAACTCCTGGTTCTGTCTTGGGAAGATATGAGACTTGTGATCTTCCTTTGCTTTTTTTATCCCCCGGTTTTTTAGTATAAGATGATTCAAAACTCTGATGTTCATTTTGCAACCAATCACAAAAACTCTTTACCAAACGAGCCGTCTTACCACTGCGGCTAGCGCCAACAATCCAAATAGAATGAGAAATCACAAATCCTCCCCTTGTAGATTTGCTAGTATACTTTGTGCGTTAACTTAATGTTAATAATCACCAATAAATGCTGGATGATTACTTTCAATGAAAATACCTATTTTTAGCCAAAATATTTACCCTTTTTTATTATCTGCTTACCGATGGTACTTACTCACCCCAGAGCGTTCATTGGCAGCAGCTTATCAGGCAGCATTACAAATAAAAACCATAGAAGATGAGCATTTCAATGGTAATAAAATAGACTTAAACTCAGCCATCTACAATAACAGCGTGATGGATTATTTTGAGTCAGATTTAAAGCGACAATTAAGAATTGCCCGGATGCGACTGACAGAGTTTCGGGCTAGTCGTTTGTTTTCTAATGAATCTAATCAAAGAGCATCTCAGAAAACAGGTATAGAATATCCTAGTCCTGCCTTAATTTTAGAAAAATTAAATTTTATTGATCAAGTCATCTCCAAATATAATAACTTGGAAAACGAGATCACTTCTTCTGCTTTAGTAAATAAACCTGAAATTGTTAAAGTTGATTCGCCTACCCCTCAATCGTCCCCACAAAAATTACCAAATCCAAATAAAGAACCGCAGAAAAAACAGCGAGGTAAGGCTGATACAATGGGAATATTGCCTCGGTCGATTTTAAGTACCATCGGCCGTCTGCAAGTTGAATTAGATCCCAACGCTGAACAAGATGTTGTAAAAAATTTCCGTCAGACTCAAAGAAGAACTATTATAGCTATTAGATTTATTTTACTATTAATCATCATACCTCTTTTAACTCATCAAATATCAAAAGTATTAATAGTCGGACCTGTACTCAACCATTTTAGAAGTCCCGAAACAGGGCAAATTTTTCTCAATTTGGAAATGGAGGAAGAAGCATTAGTAGAACTGCAAAGATTTGAAGAAAAACTCAAATTTAAAAACCTCATTAGTAGCGCCCCTCCACTATCTGCTCAAGAGATGGAAATTGAGCTAGAAGAAAAAGCCCATGAAATTGCTGAACAATTTCGTCGCCAAAGTGCCAACGCTATAAAAAATGTTTTTTCAGATATTTTCTCAGTTGGTGCTTTTATTTATCTGTTGGTGATTAGCAAGTCTTCTATTGCGGTGTTAAAAGATTTCTTTGATCATATTGTCTATGGTCTTAGTGATAGCGCTAAAGCATTTATCATTATTTTGTTTACTGATGTATTTGTCGGATTTCACTCTCCCCATGGCTGGGAAGTAATTTTAGAAGGTGTATCACGTCATTGGGGTTTACCAGCTAATCGAGATTTCATCTTCTTATTTATTGCCACCTTTCCCGTGATTTTAGATACCATCTTTAAATATTGGATTTTTCGTTATTTAAACCGCATATCTCCTTCGGCAGTTGCTACATATCGGAATATGAATGAATAACAGAAATCACATGGGCAAATACATTAAGCCAGATAAAAGAAACTCCAGAATTAGCAAAATCAAAAGTCAAAATCACGGATTAGACGGATTAAGGGATTTCACTGATTTTAGCATCTGTTGCTATCACAAATAATCTAATCCGCGCAATCCTTTAATCCCCATCATCCACGATTCTGACTTTTTTCCGCGGAATTCCTTAATCCACAATCTCGATACCTATGGACTTAAAATACCAAGACATTACCCAAAAAATTATCGGCGCATCCTTTGAAGTCCATAAATTTCTAGGTAACGGCTTTCAAGAAGTAATTTATCAACGCGCCCTTGCCTACGAACTCCATCAAGCAGGATTAACCTTTGCCAGAGAAATTGAACAACAAATCTATTACAAAAACCTACCCGAACCAATTGGTACACGCCGCGCCGATTTTGTGGTTGAAGAAAAAGTATTAGTCGAACTCAAAGCAGTAATCCAACTCGAAGACGTACACCTAGCCCAAGCATTAAACTATCTCAAAGTATATAAACTCGAAGTTGGATTATTAATTAACTTTGGAAGTAAAAGTTTGACATTTAAGAGATTAGTATTTAGTAACAAATAAAAGAGTCAGAATCGCGGATTATATGGATTACGCTGATTACACAGATTTTTTTCATTTGCTAAGATAACCAAAATCTGTGAAATCCTTTAATCCGTAAAATCCGTGATTCTAACCTTGTTTTTAGCTATTCACACATCACTCAGGCTTACTCAGGAGAAATTGGAAAGGCGATCGCCCCCTGCATTACCGTAGACAATCGCCCTCATAATTAGTATGATTTATTACTCCAAACAGACTTAGCTGCCTCCCCACACTTGAGGCATTCGCCTGTGAGTAAGGAAGCCACACCCTCAGACGAAAGCAGCGTGGGGTAGTTCAAGTAGTATATTCTGCGTTAATTTTTACGTAGTCATAACTCAAATCACAACCCCAAGCTTTACCGGAACCATGACCATTACCAACGTTAACAGCAATAATCACGGGATTATCGACTCGTTGACCTTTAATTATGCTTCTATCCACAGATAAATCATTACTATTGTTAGTAGCAATAAAATCTGGGGGTAAAGAAGAATCAGCCGCTGTTTGTTTTAAATATGCACTCGCTGCTGCACGGTCAAATGGTACTGGTTGACCATTTTCTAACAATAAAAAATCCCCTAACTTAATTTGCAGGTTGTCTTGTTCAAAATTTACACCTGCACGTCCGGCGGCGGCGGCGATACGTCCCCAATTGGGATCGCGGCCAAAAATGGCAGCTTTAACTAGAGATGAACCGGCAACTGTTTTAGCAATTTGACGGGCGGAAACTTGATCATAAGCGCCAGTTACTTGCACTTCAATTAAGCAAGTTGCACCTTCGCCATCACGTGCGATCGCTTTGGCTAAATGCTGACATACTGCTGTTAACATCGCTTCTAATTTCTCAGCTTCTGCACCCATTTCGGTAATTGCTGGGGTGCGAGATTGACCATTAGCCAAAGCCATTAAACTATCGTTAGTGCTGGTATCACCATCTACGGTAATGGCATTAAAACTTTTATCAGCCGCCCTACTTAACATTTGTTGCCACAAATTTGACGAAACCGCCGCATCACAAGTTACAAATGCCAACATCGTGGCCATATTGGGATGAATCATCCCCGAACCTTTGGCAATACCACCAATGCGGACGGGGCGATCGCCTATAGTTGTTTCTAAAGCAATGGATTTTGTCACCAAGTCTGTAGTAATAATTGCCCCGGCGGCGGCATCTGAACCCGTTGGGGAGAGTGCTGCTACTACCTTGGGAATACCACTGCGTAAGGCATCCATCCTCATCCGTTGACCAATCACACCCGTAGAAGCCAAGAGAATGGATTTCGGAGAAATATTCAACTCCCGCGCTAATATTTCGGCACTTTCTTCGGCATCACGCACACCTTGCATCCCTATGGAAGCGTTTGCTTGACCAGCATTGCAGAGAATTGCACGGGCGCTGTGTTTAGCCCGCAACCGTTGCTGACAATAATCTACACAGGCGGCTTTGACTTGACTAGTGGTAAATACACCAGCTGCGATCGCCTCTACATCTGAGCATATCAAAGCTAAATCGGGCAATCCCGAAGGCTTCAGTCCGGCGGTGATTCCCGCCGCCTGATAACCTCTTGGCGCTGTCACACCGCCAGAGATTTCTTGCCAATCTGCCATTTTTTTTCTCCCCACAACTGTTAGCTGCTTGACTGGCGATTATACCAAGTCTTCACTCACAACTGCCAGATATTTGCCGAGCATGAAATAAGGAGAGCCACATGGGTAGCTCTCCAGATCATCAGGGTGCATCTACTTAGCACAGTATAACATTTTTGCAGTGAGGTGTAACACCCATGATTTATTTTTGGACTAAATCTTTTTCAGCCGTAAACAGTTATGGCGCTCAAAAAATGGCTCAAACCATTTGGCCTGAACTTATTTCAATTATTTTATTTTTGCTTAATATTAGGAATCCGATTTGATTATTGAAAAAATCGGCTCTTCAGTTCCTTTTATGGAGTTGAATAATAAATAAAATCTGAGCAGAGCCTATGTTCTTTGCTCTAACTGGATTTTAGATTTTTGAGCCTTTCTATAAAACGGCTATTTTAATGCCGTACCATAAAACCAACGCAAGAGCCAAAAAATCTACGTATATGTAGGGTGTGTTATGGCTTTAGCCTAACGCACCGTCTTTGTGGGTCTTGGTGCCGTACTCTCCTCGATCACACACACGTGTGTTTCATAAATCAAATATGAGTCCTATATAACTTTAAACGTATCAGCTCAATAGTTCGGGGGAAGGAGTTCTCTACTGTCTGACGCATGGATTGGTCTGCAATCTCTTTTGGCTCCATGGTTTGCAGCAAATCTAATTCGGAAAAGTCACTCTTCATAAGCTTTTGCGTCATGTCCCCTATTTTAGGATACTATGTGTACCTCGCTTCACTTATTTTCCTCCCCTACCCCTACTTATTGAGCCGATACCTTTCCAGGGTACTTACGTTGAAAATAGTCTTCCATAATTTCTAAAATCATCGGGCCGGCAAGACTACCACCACCACCACCAGAATGTTCGGTAAAAGCGACGATGAGGATTTCTGGTTGATCTACTGGGGCATAAGCACCAAACCAAGCATGATTTTTTTTCACCCCACGCTGCCATGCTTCGGCTGTGCCTGTTTTACCCGCTACTGGGGGAAGTGTGGGTGTATCCAAAACTCTACCAGTACCCTCCGTTATCACCTTCCTGAGTCCGTCTTGGATAATTTTCAGGGTTGTCGGTTTCATCTTCACAGGTTCTCGCCAGCTTCTGGCTTCTTCATTATCTTTGAGCAAATGGGGTTGGACTCGATAGCCGCCATTAGCTGGTACTGCAAACATGACAGCAACTTGCAAAGGAGTCGCTAACAAAGCACCTTGACCAATTGACATATTAATGCTGTCGCCTACAGTCCAAGGCATTTTCCAAGTCTTGCGTTTCCATTCTTCGTCTGGTACTAAACCTCTTGTTTCTTCCGAGTCAAACTCAAAGCCAGTTTTTTCACCAAATCCAAATTTACGAGTCCATGCAATCAAAGTCGGGCCACCCACTGCCCTAGCAACTTGATAAAAGAAAGTATCACTACTCCACTGCATTGCGCCCACAAAACCTAAAGGCCCGAATCCGGCGTGGTTCCATTCACCAAATCTAGTGCCACCAATAGTTAAAGAACCGTAGGTTTGTAAGACTGTGTTGGGAGCAAATTTACCTGATTCCAGCCCCGCAGCCGTAGTGACAATTTTGAAGGTACTGGCGGGAGGAAAAGCACTAAGAGCGCGATTAACTAAAGGATGGTCTGCACCTTGGACTGTTTCCCAATCTTTTTGGGTGAGTTTTTGTTTGGAGAAAATATTGGGGTCAAAGGTGGGACGAGACACCATTGCTAAGACTCCGCCATTCTTGGGGTCAATTGCTACAATCGCACCGTTGTATTTGCCCAAAGCTTTGTTGGCTGCCATTTGCAGATTTAAATCTATGGTTAAATTTAAATCATTACCGGGCTTGGCCTGTTTTTCTCCCAACACCCGAATCGGACGACCTGCGCCATCTACTTCTACTTGCTGACCGCCCCATTCACCCCGAAGAATATTTTCGTAAGCCTTTTCAGACCCCATTTGACCAATGACATCTCCTAATCGATAGCCTGACTCCTGCCTCTGTTTTAACTGTTCGGGAGTTAATTCTCGCGTATATCCCAGTACATGGGCTAATTCTTTACCGCGGGGGTAGTAGCGAACGGCTTCGGTATGTATTTCTACATCTTTTAATTCGT comes from the Nodularia sp. NIES-3585 genome and includes:
- a CDS encoding proton extrusion protein PcxA is translated as MKIPIFSQNIYPFLLSAYRWYLLTPERSLAAAYQAALQIKTIEDEHFNGNKIDLNSAIYNNSVMDYFESDLKRQLRIARMRLTEFRASRLFSNESNQRASQKTGIEYPSPALILEKLNFIDQVISKYNNLENEITSSALVNKPEIVKVDSPTPQSSPQKLPNPNKEPQKKQRGKADTMGILPRSILSTIGRLQVELDPNAEQDVVKNFRQTQRRTIIAIRFILLLIIIPLLTHQISKVLIVGPVLNHFRSPETGQIFLNLEMEEEALVELQRFEEKLKFKNLISSAPPLSAQEMEIELEEKAHEIAEQFRRQSANAIKNVFSDIFSVGAFIYLLVISKSSIAVLKDFFDHIVYGLSDSAKAFIIILFTDVFVGFHSPHGWEVILEGVSRHWGLPANRDFIFLFIATFPVILDTIFKYWIFRYLNRISPSAVATYRNMNE
- a CDS encoding GxxExxY protein; its protein translation is MDLKYQDITQKIIGASFEVHKFLGNGFQEVIYQRALAYELHQAGLTFAREIEQQIYYKNLPEPIGTRRADFVVEEKVLVELKAVIQLEDVHLAQALNYLKVYKLEVGLLINFGSKSLTFKRLVFSNK
- the argJ gene encoding bifunctional ornithine acetyltransferase/N-acetylglutamate synthase, with the translated sequence MADWQEISGGVTAPRGYQAAGITAGLKPSGLPDLALICSDVEAIAAGVFTTSQVKAACVDYCQQRLRAKHSARAILCNAGQANASIGMQGVRDAEESAEILARELNISPKSILLASTGVIGQRMRMDALRSGIPKVVAALSPTGSDAAAGAIITTDLVTKSIALETTIGDRPVRIGGIAKGSGMIHPNMATMLAFVTCDAAVSSNLWQQMLSRAADKSFNAITVDGDTSTNDSLMALANGQSRTPAITEMGAEAEKLEAMLTAVCQHLAKAIARDGEGATCLIEVQVTGAYDQVSARQIAKTVAGSSLVKAAIFGRDPNWGRIAAAAGRAGVNFEQDNLQIKLGDFLLLENGQPVPFDRAAASAYLKQTAADSSLPPDFIATNNSNDLSVDRSIIKGQRVDNPVIIAVNVGNGHGSGKAWGCDLSYDYVKINAEYTT
- the mrdA gene encoding penicillin-binding protein 2, which encodes MTLLKPSPLGGKKDIRTVGRNFQPVFLIAFTLLMTTGIGVRLAYLQIVEGAKHRSRAEANRVRIIPKQPERGNIFDRHGQLLASTRYPRSVYLWPMAHTKAGWSVVGSLLEKILDIPKAELEKQLQAAGPNSSSLIRIARDLNEAQITALKEYQNELKDVEIHTEAVRYYPRGKELAHVLGYTRELTPEQLKQRQESGYRLGDVIGQMGSEKAYENILRGEWGGQQVEVDGAGRPIRVLGEKQAKPGNDLNLTIDLNLQMAANKALGKYNGAIVAIDPKNGGVLAMVSRPTFDPNIFSKQKLTQKDWETVQGADHPLVNRALSAFPPASTFKIVTTAAGLESGKFAPNTVLQTYGSLTIGGTRFGEWNHAGFGPLGFVGAMQWSSDTFFYQVARAVGGPTLIAWTRKFGFGEKTGFEFDSEETRGLVPDEEWKRKTWKMPWTVGDSINMSIGQGALLATPLQVAVMFAVPANGGYRVQPHLLKDNEEARSWREPVKMKPTTLKIIQDGLRKVITEGTGRVLDTPTLPPVAGKTGTAEAWQRGVKKNHAWFGAYAPVDQPEILIVAFTEHSGGGGGSLAGPMILEIMEDYFQRKYPGKVSAQ